One part of the Glycine soja cultivar W05 chromosome 11, ASM419377v2, whole genome shotgun sequence genome encodes these proteins:
- the LOC114373281 gene encoding uncharacterized protein LOC114373281: MDFDMSVEKEEDGMADDTEDASLHGVMSDGQEEEANAKTEFPINANATLNKQQRFLSNEERRSVCRLLLNSVYNGKLKEGTTKNIATFYYVSRRVIQRIWRQLRETKETLHKKTKNCGRKRIGLDIERIREIPLSKQTTLRSLSHALEINKTSLIRFHKNGIIRRHSNAIKPFLKDENMKSRLRFCLSKPDNQTIPHNPMFKSMHNIVFIDEKWFYMTKNSMNYYLAVGEEEPHQTCRSKNFICKVMILCAMARPRFNSNSNETFDVKIGIFPFVTKEPIKRRCRDYGNKTNIFNK, encoded by the coding sequence ATGGACTTTGATATGAGTGTTGAGAAGGAAGAAGATGGTATGGCTGACGACACCGAAGATGCAAGCTTACACGGGGTAATGAGTGATGGCCAAGAGGAGGAAGCAAATGCAAAAACAGAATTTCCTATAAATGCAAATGCTACATTAAACAAGCAACAAAGATTCTTATCAAATGAAGAGCGTAGGTCCGTTTGTCGTCTCTTGTTAAATTCAGTTTATAATGGAAAGTTGAAGGAAGGTACAACAAAGAACATTGCCACATTTTACTATGTTTCAAGAAGGGTCATTCAACGTATATGGCGTCAACTTAGGGAAACCAAAGAAACATTGCACAAGAAGACCAAAAATTGTGGAAGGAAGAGGATTGGATTGGATATTGAAAGAATTCGTGAGATTCCTCTTTCAAAGCAGACTACTTTAAGGTCTCTATCGCATGCATTGGAGATTAACAAAACATCACTCATTAGATTCCATAAGAATGGAATTATACGACGACATTCAAATGCGATCAAGCCctttttgaaagatgaaaacATGAAGTCTCGCTTGCGATTTTGCTTATCCAAGCCCGATAATCAAACCATTCCACATAATccaatgtttaaatctatgcaCAACATTGTATTCATTGATGAAAAGTGGTTTTATATGACCAAGAACTCTATGAATTATTACTTGGCTGTTGGGGAGGAAGAGCCACATCAAACATGTAGAAGCAAGAATTTCATTTGCAAGGTTATGATCTTATGTGCCATGGCTAGACCAAGATTCAACTCTAACAGCAATGAGACTTTTGATGTCAAGATTGGTATTTTTCCATTTGTTACAAAGGAACCGATAAAGAGAAGATGCAGGGACTATGGAAACAAAACCAATATCTTCAATAAATAA
- the LOC114374176 gene encoding uncharacterized protein LOC114374176 — MTERTEIPIPVPVLNPETQIHSSVPSSGQSNKQPFEAELQVPVSVDLVLPTELYSGLSVSLGNQSAPVVTPMSDLSKIDSSISTGGIMPKGMSKPGPESQPASILSGFEGDKIIKQDGKLHEVDASRQAKESSADGGAIKDYQITSEPIDSVPTVENTEKELPTGQQSMPSVYELNKLIADEPKHSVIEINQIPVSAERESMPPELKNNTVDNFMQKQGSPETGTQEDTKTKLAIETIPTVDTTNSNGRPSTDIANVPDVGSNHAPGLSHPSILNDRAHVPSESKL, encoded by the coding sequence ATGACAGAAAGGACAGAGATTCCAATTCCAGTTCCAGTTCTTAACCCAGAGACGCAGATACATAGTTCTGTTCCTTCATCAGGACAGTCTAACAAGCAACCTTTTGAGGCCGAATTGCAGGTACCCGTGTCTGTAGACCTAGTTCTCCCAACTGAGCTCTATTCCGGCTTATCAGTTTCACTTGGGAACCAATCTGCACCTGTTGTGACACCCATGTCTGATTTGTCAAAGATTGACTCTTCTATTTCCACTGGAGGAATTATGCCAAAGGGAATGTCAAAGCCTGGACCTGAAAGTCAGCCTGCCTCTATCTTGTCTGGGTTTGAGGGTGACAAAATCATCAAACAAGATGGAAAATTGCATGAAGTCGATGCTTCCAGACAGGCAAAGGAATCCAGTGCTGATGGAGGAGCAATAAAAGACTATCAGATAACTTCTGAACCCATCGACTCAGTTCCAACAGTTGAAAACACTGAGAAGGAGCTCCCAACTGGACAGCAGTCTATGCCTTCTGTTTATGAGCTGAATAAGTTGATTGCTGATGAACCAAAGCACTCAGTTATTGAAATCAACCAAATCCCTGTATCTGCTGAGCGTGAATCCATGCCACCAgaacttaaaaataatactgTCGACAATTTTATGCAGAAGCAGGGCTCTCCAGAAACAGGTACACAAGAAGATACTAAAACCAAGCTTGCCATTGAGACTATACCCACAGTTGACACCACAAACTCAAACGGAAGACCAAGTACTGATATTGCTAACGTTCCTGATGTGGGATCAAACCATGCACCGGGACTCAGCCACCCTTCAATACTGAATGACAGAGCGCATGTTCCTTCTGAGTCCAAGCTTTAA